The stretch of DNA CCCGAAGGAAGCGGCGCTGCAAGGCCTGGCGAAAATGAAAGCGCTGATGGAAATGGGCTTTCAGCAAGGCGTGCTGGCGCCGCAGGAGCGTCCGGACGTGGCCGCGTTGCGCCGTCTGGGTTTCAGTGGCACCGACGCGCAAGTGATTGAGCGCGCCGCCAAAGAAGCCATGCCGCTGCTGGTCGCCAGTTGCTCGGCATCGAGCATGTGGGTGGCCAACGCCGCCACGGTCAGCCCGAGCGCGGACACCGCTGACGGTCGCGTGCATTTCACCGCCGCCAACCTCAACTGCAAATACCACCGCAGTATCGAACACCCGACCACCAGTCGCGTGCTCGGTGCGATGTTCGCCAATCAACAGCACTTCGCCCATCACGCCGCATTGCCAGCGGTGGCGCAGTTCGGCGACGAAGGCGCAGCCAACCACACGCGTTTCTGCCGTGAATACGGCGAGGCCGGTGTCGAGTTCTTCGTGTTCGGTCGCAGTGCGTTCGACACCCGTTACCCGGCGCCGCAAAAGTACCCGGCGCGCCAGACCCTGGAAGCGTCGCAAGCGGTAGCGCGCCTGCACGGTCTGCGTGACGAGGGCGTGGTTTACGCTCAACAGAACCCGGCGGTGATCGACCAGGGCGTATTCCACAACGACGTGATCGCGGTGGGTAACGGCGAAGTCCTGTTCCATCACGAGGATGCGTTCCTCGACACCGAGCAGATGCTGGCCGAGTTGCAGGGCAAGCTGGCCAAGGTCGGCGGCAAGTTCCAGTCGATCTGCGTGCCGCGTTCGGCGGTCACCGTGGACGATGCAGTGCGCTCCTACCTGTTCAACAGTCAGTTGCTGTCGCGTCCTGACGGTTCGATGCTGTTGATCGTGCCGCAAGAGTGCCAGGCCAACGAACGCGTGTGGGCCTACCTGCAAAGTCTGACCAGCTCCGGCGGCCTGATCTGCGAAGTGAAAGTCTTCGACCTCAAGCAAAGTATGCAGAACGGCGGTGGCCCGGCGTGCCTGCGACTGCGCGTCGCGCTCAACGAAACCGAGCTGGCGGCCGTCAACCCAGGGGTTATCATGACCGCACCGTTGTACGGTTCGTTGACCGCATGGGTTGAAAAGCACTACCGCGACCGCCTGAGCGAAACCGATCTGGCGGACCCGCAATTGTTGCTTGAATGCCGGACGGCACTGGATGAACTGACGCAAATCCTTAAACTGGGCTCGGTTTATCCATTCCAGATCAATTGATGGCCGGCGCGTCGCCTGAGCGCGGCGCGCGGCTTGTCTCCCCAAGAGAGTAAAAACATGAGCGATTCCCTGCAGCTGATCCTTGAAGACACCGACGGCACGCAACTGCAAACCTCGTGCACCCGCGTCGCGGTCATGTGGCAAGGCAAAGAGCTGTGGATCCAGCAGGACGGCCGTGGCCAACTGCTGATCGGCGTGGACGTCGAGGAGGGTGACGAAGAGTACGCCAACCTGCTGCTGCGCCCATTGGCGACTAATCTGGTAAGTCTGCAACTGGAAATGGAACCGGCTGACGTCGGCGACGACGAAGACCACGTGCACGGCCCGGATTGCA from Pseudomonas sp. P8_229 encodes:
- the astB gene encoding N-succinylarginine dihydrolase, which produces MKSYEVNFDGLVGPTHNYGGLSYGNVASQSNSQQSSNPKEAALQGLAKMKALMEMGFQQGVLAPQERPDVAALRRLGFSGTDAQVIERAAKEAMPLLVASCSASSMWVANAATVSPSADTADGRVHFTAANLNCKYHRSIEHPTTSRVLGAMFANQQHFAHHAALPAVAQFGDEGAANHTRFCREYGEAGVEFFVFGRSAFDTRYPAPQKYPARQTLEASQAVARLHGLRDEGVVYAQQNPAVIDQGVFHNDVIAVGNGEVLFHHEDAFLDTEQMLAELQGKLAKVGGKFQSICVPRSAVTVDDAVRSYLFNSQLLSRPDGSMLLIVPQECQANERVWAYLQSLTSSGGLICEVKVFDLKQSMQNGGGPACLRLRVALNETELAAVNPGVIMTAPLYGSLTAWVEKHYRDRLSETDLADPQLLLECRTALDELTQILKLGSVYPFQIN